One genomic segment of Leptospira wolbachii serovar Codice str. CDC includes these proteins:
- the htpX gene encoding protease HtpX — MTWIKRIGFFLLTNILIMTTISIVTTLLGSMGFSIRAYGLDLTQLIVFCLMWGMAGSFISLLLSKMMAKWTMGVKVIDPKQASAPEMDVYRRVQSLAQRAHLPMPEVGIYESPEVNAFATGPSKSSALVAVSTGLLNRMNAQELEGVLAHELSHVANGDMVTLTLIQGVVNSFAMFFSRIIAYIASNAVKEEMAHIVRIVVTIALDIAFSILGSMAVAYFSRKREFRADAGGAKLAGRESMISALESLRQMVEMPEDPRGEALASLKISSNKGGFLSLFATHPALEERILALKQMR; from the coding sequence ATGACTTGGATCAAACGAATCGGTTTTTTCCTGTTAACCAATATTTTGATTATGACTACCATCTCTATTGTGACCACATTGCTTGGTTCGATGGGATTTAGTATCCGTGCCTATGGTTTGGATTTAACGCAACTCATTGTATTCTGTTTAATGTGGGGTATGGCGGGGTCTTTCATTTCCCTATTACTTTCTAAGATGATGGCGAAGTGGACGATGGGTGTCAAAGTCATCGATCCGAAACAAGCTTCTGCTCCAGAGATGGACGTCTATCGCCGTGTGCAATCACTAGCGCAAAGAGCCCACCTTCCTATGCCAGAAGTGGGGATTTACGAATCTCCCGAAGTGAATGCATTTGCAACGGGACCAAGTAAATCCAGCGCACTTGTTGCTGTATCTACGGGACTCCTCAACCGTATGAATGCACAAGAGTTGGAAGGCGTACTTGCTCACGAATTGTCACACGTTGCCAACGGAGATATGGTTACACTCACTCTCATCCAAGGTGTTGTGAACTCGTTTGCCATGTTCTTTTCTCGTATCATTGCCTACATCGCTTCGAATGCAGTAAAAGAAGAAATGGCACATATCGTAAGAATTGTTGTCACTATTGCTCTAGACATTGCATTCTCAATTCTTGGTTCTATGGCAGTGGCTTACTTCTCACGCAAACGTGAGTTCCGCGCAGATGCCGGTGGTGCCAAACTTGCGGGTAGAGAGTCCATGATTTCTGCATTGGAATCACTACGCCAGATGGTGGAGATGCCAGAAGATCCTAGAGGAGAGGCCTTAGCTTCCTTGAAGATATCTTCCAACAAAGGGGGATTTCTTTCCCTATTTGCCACTCACCCTGCCTTAGAAGAAAGGATTCTCGCTCTCAAACAAATGAGATAG
- a CDS encoding ATP-binding protein, with the protein MKTSFSVLAAFFCIGDLTILSNSLFLENKILNQPHTIATYLVFLSFILLYFGLQFPTFFRNFPRLVVICSFVLGMGIMLLFVDLGLLNEIYPNTSLILLKYYYNTYYVLAFLAFVYLIIAKLRYNFPAIQKFMEYIYFATFLTCVFFGSLCFFPNVIPLTTKYFLHFFLFVNLLFLSCFIVFLFHYSFTENYLTHPFSFIFERSTKIFEDQILATRSHSRLIKEKLWSLYDSRNWRKIMDSFWFQILVDETLDNALEHGGKREDDIITVHVFESRKYIDVYVIDSGKGFNPRLVPSPIESDRKLVTGGRGIHILKKLFVVRWNFLGNEVSIRVDKTKSNDWKSVT; encoded by the coding sequence ATGAAAACAAGTTTTTCTGTCCTTGCGGCTTTTTTCTGTATCGGAGATTTGACAATACTTTCCAACAGTTTGTTCTTAGAAAATAAAATCCTAAACCAACCCCATACCATAGCTACCTATTTAGTCTTTTTATCTTTTATTCTATTATACTTTGGGTTACAATTTCCAACCTTCTTTCGAAATTTCCCGAGGCTCGTTGTCATCTGTTCCTTTGTTTTGGGGATGGGGATTATGTTGTTATTTGTGGATTTGGGGTTACTGAACGAAATTTATCCAAATACGAGTTTAATCCTATTGAAATATTACTATAACACTTATTACGTGTTAGCATTCTTGGCTTTTGTATACCTCATCATAGCAAAACTTAGATATAACTTTCCTGCCATTCAAAAATTTATGGAATATATTTATTTTGCTACCTTTCTTACTTGTGTATTTTTTGGATCTCTTTGTTTTTTCCCTAATGTTATACCCTTAACAACCAAATATTTTCTACACTTTTTTCTCTTTGTGAATCTGTTGTTTCTCTCTTGTTTTATTGTTTTTTTATTTCATTATTCCTTCACGGAAAATTATTTAACTCATCCATTTTCATTTATCTTTGAAAGGTCTACAAAGATTTTTGAAGACCAAATCCTTGCTACAAGATCCCATTCGCGCCTCATCAAAGAAAAACTTTGGAGCCTATATGATTCAAGAAACTGGCGTAAAATTATGGATAGTTTTTGGTTTCAGATTTTAGTCGACGAAACCTTAGATAATGCCTTGGAACATGGTGGCAAACGAGAAGATGACATCATCACCGTACATGTGTTTGAATCACGTAAATACATAGATGTTTATGTGATTGATAGTGGAAAAGGTTTTAATCCGAGACTCGTTCCAAGCCCTATTGAATCGGATAGGAAATTAGTTACGGGGGGCCGTGGGATCCATATTTTGAAAAAACTATTTGTGGTTCGGTGGAATTTTCTCGGTAACGAGGTGAGTATCCGAGTGGATAAAACAAAGAGTAATGACTGGAAATCCGTAACCTAA
- the hrpB gene encoding ATP-dependent helicase HrpB yields MSPPLDPFPVLTALQSIVDSIKTNPVTILDAPPGTGKTTALPTELLKQGLSFGKKICILEPRRIAAKNAAKRISQTLKEEVGETVGYRVRFDTKVGRETQIEFVTDGILTKILLADPELKEYGLIVFDEFHERRMDSDLCFALARRTQEVFRSDLKLLIMSATLDGQNFESIGIHSKPIRVSAETHPLEIFHMGDSNKKLNQRLFDLVPKAVEQTEGDILVFLSGKKEIRDLQNGLESIPQIKSNAVVMGLFGDMDLADQERIFLPSAQGKKKIILSTNIAESSVTIPGVRVVFDSGYQKQALFDADSGVSHLIKTRISLSSAKQRAGRAAREGKGLVYRLWSKEEEKTFLDRTKPEILEGDIDRLVLEVKSWGEEIYQLPFLDPPNKGSVIKSIQRLQLLGCLDDKTNLTNLGKESLRYPLPIRLGKILAILPKDKENLIADIISLVGKENTGTEAKTFPEEIFSSQFSYELRAVYDQILRIYREKTDFSIVQPEKDRLFYLASGFPDRIAKAKVLNEKNFKLSNGKLGILNTTSIQIPEFILVLDTFSFGQDLYITHYLPIDENQIKKSFPQIIMKKVVSEKRTNQRGESFLAVKEEMSLGDLVLDSKETKSPNPTILSLALEEYLAKSLWEEEWKKDSDLKSFYNRVRFLERHGVLDTNTDLNHLKQISKEWLFPFINLDSGKLSLDKLPFFEAFKAYVGYEKMNLIDSWAPVSLQVPSGSRIHLNYDNIEPELHVKLQELFGLKSLPKLANGKVSILIHLLSPARRPVQITKDLESFWNHGYHEVKKELKGRYPRHLWPDKPWEAIPTKHLSHTKRS; encoded by the coding sequence GTGTCACCTCCTTTGGATCCATTCCCCGTACTCACCGCCTTACAATCCATAGTTGATTCTATCAAGACCAATCCAGTTACTATTTTGGATGCACCCCCTGGAACTGGAAAAACTACGGCTCTCCCGACAGAACTCTTAAAACAAGGCCTTTCTTTCGGTAAAAAAATCTGTATTTTAGAACCCAGACGAATTGCGGCTAAAAACGCTGCCAAACGAATCAGCCAAACTCTAAAAGAAGAGGTCGGAGAAACCGTAGGATACCGAGTCCGGTTCGACACGAAAGTAGGCAGAGAAACTCAAATTGAATTTGTCACCGATGGAATTTTAACAAAAATTTTGCTCGCAGATCCTGAGCTAAAAGAGTATGGCCTCATTGTCTTTGATGAATTTCACGAAAGACGAATGGATTCTGATTTATGTTTTGCTTTAGCACGCAGAACCCAAGAAGTTTTTCGCAGTGATTTGAAGTTACTCATTATGTCCGCAACCTTAGATGGACAAAATTTTGAATCCATAGGAATTCATTCGAAACCGATCCGAGTCAGTGCAGAAACACATCCCTTGGAAATTTTCCACATGGGAGATTCCAATAAAAAATTAAACCAAAGATTATTCGACCTTGTCCCAAAAGCCGTAGAACAGACAGAAGGTGATATTCTTGTTTTTTTATCTGGGAAAAAAGAAATCCGCGATTTACAAAATGGATTGGAATCCATTCCGCAAATCAAATCGAACGCAGTGGTTATGGGTTTATTTGGGGATATGGATTTGGCAGACCAAGAACGAATTTTTTTACCTTCTGCACAAGGTAAAAAAAAGATCATTCTTTCGACTAACATTGCAGAATCTTCTGTCACCATCCCTGGAGTCCGCGTTGTTTTTGATTCAGGTTATCAAAAACAAGCTCTCTTCGATGCTGATTCCGGAGTTTCTCATTTAATAAAAACACGAATCAGTTTGAGTAGTGCCAAACAACGTGCCGGGCGTGCAGCAAGGGAAGGAAAAGGTTTGGTGTACCGACTTTGGTCCAAGGAGGAAGAAAAAACATTTTTAGACCGAACAAAACCTGAAATTCTCGAAGGGGACATTGATCGATTGGTTTTGGAAGTTAAGTCTTGGGGAGAAGAAATTTATCAGTTACCATTTTTAGACCCACCAAACAAAGGATCGGTGATTAAAAGTATCCAACGTTTACAACTACTCGGATGTTTGGATGACAAAACCAATCTTACCAATCTCGGGAAAGAATCTCTAAGGTATCCCCTCCCCATCCGATTGGGAAAAATCTTGGCTATCCTTCCGAAAGATAAAGAAAATCTTATCGCCGACATTATTTCGTTAGTGGGGAAAGAAAACACTGGAACCGAGGCAAAAACCTTTCCTGAAGAAATTTTTTCCTCTCAATTTTCTTATGAGTTACGTGCTGTATATGATCAAATTTTACGTATTTACAGGGAAAAAACGGATTTTTCGATTGTACAACCAGAAAAAGACCGACTCTTTTATCTTGCCTCTGGATTTCCCGATCGGATTGCAAAAGCAAAAGTTCTAAATGAAAAAAATTTCAAACTTTCGAATGGGAAATTAGGAATTCTAAATACAACCTCTATTCAAATTCCAGAATTTATCTTAGTTCTCGATACCTTTTCCTTTGGCCAAGATCTTTATATCACCCATTATCTTCCTATAGATGAAAATCAAATCAAGAAATCCTTTCCCCAGATTATTATGAAAAAAGTTGTTTCCGAAAAAAGAACCAACCAACGCGGGGAATCCTTTCTTGCTGTCAAAGAAGAAATGAGTTTAGGAGATTTGGTTTTAGATTCCAAAGAAACAAAATCACCCAACCCGACTATACTCAGTTTGGCGCTCGAAGAATACTTAGCCAAATCTCTTTGGGAAGAAGAATGGAAAAAGGATTCAGATCTAAAGAGTTTTTATAACCGAGTGAGGTTTTTAGAACGTCATGGAGTATTAGATACAAATACAGATCTGAATCATTTAAAACAAATTTCCAAAGAATGGTTATTTCCTTTTATCAATCTGGATTCTGGAAAACTATCCTTAGACAAACTCCCCTTTTTCGAGGCATTCAAAGCTTATGTAGGATATGAGAAAATGAATCTAATTGATTCCTGGGCTCCCGTATCTCTCCAAGTTCCTTCCGGTTCTCGGATTCATTTAAATTATGATAACATAGAACCAGAGTTACATGTCAAATTACAGGAGTTATTTGGTCTAAAATCTTTGCCAAAATTGGCCAATGGGAAGGTGAGCATTCTCATCCACCTACTTTCTCCTGCGCGAAGGCCCGTACAAATTACAAAAGATTTAGAAAGTTTTTGGAACCATGGATACCATGAGGTAAAAAAAGAATTAAAAGGTAGGTATCCAAGGCACCTCTGGCCAGACAAACCATGGGAAGCCATTCCTACCAAACATCTAAGTCACACCAAACGTTCGTAA
- a CDS encoding S1C family serine protease, with protein sequence MPAINEKKAVTPNMMDSNKLMQKQKKILSSPSLIASTILFFTSLFLSPLHPQEYRQSIDEIKKSVVQIRVFSQAKDPFSPWISSGISASTGSGFLISKNRILTNAHVVSNAKFMEAQRNNQTEWYELKVLFIAHDCDLALLEVSDPEFYTDSNYLELGSLPELASPVDIVGYPIGGSKISVSRGIVSRIEQSTYAHSQIDSHLVVQVDAAINPGNSGGPALQNGKVVGVAFQASTKGENIGYIIPTAVIQHFLKDIEDGIYQGYVELGIQTQPSFSESHRQFYGVPNQEEGVFVTKVLKAGSADGYLKPGDYLTAIDGRKIGRNGNLLESNSIDFLEVVDNKFAGEEIRFDLIREKKKINVKFPAKKMPQMENQRARYGINYDYTVFGGLVFQTVNRDLLEAWSKNGQTQGGSLLVYRFYDATTLSDANSEDVVLYRKLPHPINSNSDFYLNMVVESLNGTKVKNLSHLKEILQSSKEKTIQIQFYGIQLPMILDREEAERADLEIKKTYHLTGN encoded by the coding sequence ATGCCGGCAATCAATGAAAAAAAGGCGGTAACTCCGAATATGATGGATTCAAACAAACTCATGCAAAAACAAAAAAAAATTCTCTCCTCTCCATCTCTCATTGCGAGTACTATTTTATTTTTTACTAGTTTATTCCTAAGTCCTCTTCACCCCCAAGAATACAGACAATCCATTGACGAAATTAAGAAATCTGTAGTCCAAATCCGAGTGTTTTCGCAAGCCAAGGACCCCTTCTCTCCCTGGATCTCTTCTGGAATTTCCGCCTCCACTGGTTCGGGATTTTTGATCTCAAAAAACCGTATCCTCACCAATGCCCATGTTGTGTCCAACGCCAAGTTTATGGAAGCCCAAAGGAACAACCAAACTGAATGGTATGAATTGAAAGTTTTGTTTATTGCACATGATTGTGATTTGGCGCTTTTAGAAGTTTCAGATCCAGAGTTTTATACAGACAGTAATTATTTAGAACTAGGAAGTTTACCAGAACTTGCAAGCCCAGTCGATATTGTTGGATATCCCATTGGAGGTAGTAAAATCTCTGTTAGCCGAGGGATTGTCTCCCGAATCGAGCAATCGACTTATGCGCATTCACAAATTGATAGCCATTTAGTAGTTCAAGTCGATGCCGCGATCAATCCAGGGAACTCCGGCGGACCTGCCCTTCAAAATGGGAAGGTCGTTGGTGTTGCTTTCCAAGCATCCACAAAAGGAGAAAATATTGGTTATATCATTCCCACAGCGGTGATTCAACATTTTCTAAAGGATATTGAAGATGGAATCTATCAAGGTTACGTTGAATTAGGCATTCAAACACAACCCTCTTTTTCTGAATCCCACAGACAGTTTTATGGGGTTCCCAACCAAGAAGAAGGTGTCTTTGTCACAAAGGTACTAAAAGCAGGTTCTGCTGATGGTTATTTAAAACCAGGGGATTACTTAACGGCAATTGACGGACGTAAAATTGGTAGGAATGGGAATCTACTCGAATCCAATTCCATAGATTTTCTGGAAGTTGTGGACAATAAATTTGCTGGCGAAGAGATCCGGTTTGATCTCATTCGTGAAAAGAAAAAAATAAACGTAAAATTTCCGGCAAAAAAAATGCCACAAATGGAAAACCAAAGAGCAAGATATGGAATCAATTACGACTATACTGTGTTTGGTGGTCTGGTATTTCAAACCGTGAATCGAGACCTACTGGAAGCCTGGAGTAAAAATGGGCAGACACAAGGTGGAAGTCTACTTGTTTACAGGTTTTATGATGCCACCACTCTTTCCGATGCCAATTCGGAAGATGTAGTTTTGTATCGTAAGTTACCTCACCCTATCAATTCCAATTCTGATTTTTATTTGAATATGGTGGTAGAATCTTTAAATGGAACTAAGGTAAAAAATTTAAGCCACTTAAAAGAAATTTTACAGTCATCCAAAGAAAAGACCATACAAATCCAGTTTTATGGAATCCAATTGCCTATGATTTTGGACCGAGAAGAAGCTGAACGTGCTGACCTTGAAATCAAAAAAACCTACCATCTAACAGGAAACTAA
- a CDS encoding polysaccharide biosynthesis protein produces MKSIPRRYWVFPVDILFMFLSYFLAHLVRFENIRFLESYPDFWVCATIVVVSRSLVFLFSGIYRSLWSYASLHDLLAIIKATVLSSLVSTLALLFYNRFYQLSRMVPILDTLILLGFLCLRSLSWRMLREQIFSSEKSKRGTPIILVGAGKLGSSFLTEIRRNVDLDYQPIGFLDDNLSKKGGYIQGVPILGSTDEIGKILVQYGVKKVIMTVPQPDGRVVSKLKKECEGAGVDFKILPTFGEYLSAKPNITQLREVQVEDLLGRPTVDLEIESIRSYLEKRVILVTGAGGSIGSEICRQVALFKPSVLVILDAAETPLYEIDYELRKSFADLNIDVRPVVADVKNLSRISAVFEEHRPSVVFHSAAYKHVPMMEINPSEAVLNNVMGTKNVADVCRLIGVDRFVLISTDKAVNPVNVMGASKRAAEIYLQHISQNSRTKFITVRFGNVLGSNGSVIPRFREQIKRGGPVTVTHPDVIRYFMTIPEATQLVLQAGSMGEHGEIFLLDMGEPVKILSLAEEMIRLSGYTPHKDIAIEFSGLRPGEKLYEELLLNQEGIKKTHHPKIRIAAPLENYNLLLFQNKLNRLFSLAKANKNREIFGAFKDIIPEYKIHDEYIEWETSHGKRNL; encoded by the coding sequence ATGAAATCGATTCCGAGACGATACTGGGTTTTTCCTGTAGACATACTCTTTATGTTCTTGTCGTATTTTCTCGCACACCTTGTGCGTTTTGAAAATATACGATTTTTAGAAAGTTATCCAGACTTTTGGGTTTGCGCCACGATCGTTGTGGTTTCTCGGAGTTTAGTTTTTTTATTTTCTGGGATTTACAGATCTCTTTGGTCTTATGCTTCTTTACATGATCTATTAGCTATCATCAAAGCGACAGTTCTCTCCTCTCTAGTTTCCACTCTTGCACTTCTTTTTTATAACCGCTTCTACCAACTCTCTCGGATGGTACCCATCCTCGATACACTCATCTTACTCGGATTCTTATGTTTACGAAGTTTGAGTTGGAGAATGCTAAGAGAACAAATTTTTAGTTCTGAAAAATCCAAAAGAGGAACTCCTATCATTCTTGTGGGTGCGGGTAAACTCGGAAGTTCCTTCTTAACAGAGATCAGGCGAAATGTTGACTTAGACTACCAACCCATTGGATTTTTGGATGACAACCTTTCTAAAAAAGGAGGATACATCCAAGGGGTTCCCATTCTCGGATCCACAGATGAAATCGGAAAAATTTTAGTGCAGTATGGTGTCAAAAAGGTCATTATGACCGTTCCCCAACCTGACGGACGTGTGGTGAGTAAACTTAAAAAAGAATGTGAAGGTGCCGGCGTTGATTTTAAAATTTTACCGACGTTTGGTGAATATTTATCAGCAAAACCAAATATCACACAACTTCGCGAAGTACAAGTAGAAGACCTTTTAGGTAGACCAACGGTTGACCTAGAAATTGAATCCATTCGGTCTTACTTAGAGAAACGAGTGATTCTCGTTACTGGAGCTGGTGGTTCTATTGGATCGGAAATTTGCAGGCAAGTGGCACTTTTCAAACCAAGTGTACTGGTTATCTTAGATGCCGCCGAAACTCCGTTATACGAAATCGATTATGAGCTTAGAAAAAGTTTTGCCGATTTAAATATTGATGTTCGGCCAGTAGTGGCAGATGTAAAAAACCTATCTCGTATTTCTGCTGTTTTTGAAGAACATCGCCCTTCTGTTGTATTCCATTCCGCGGCATATAAACACGTACCAATGATGGAAATCAACCCATCGGAAGCAGTTTTAAATAACGTAATGGGTACAAAAAATGTAGCAGACGTTTGTCGTCTCATCGGAGTAGATCGATTTGTTCTCATTTCTACAGACAAAGCTGTGAATCCCGTAAATGTCATGGGGGCTTCAAAACGTGCAGCAGAAATTTATCTCCAACATATTTCTCAAAATTCTAGAACTAAATTCATTACGGTTCGGTTTGGGAACGTACTTGGTTCTAATGGAAGTGTAATCCCTCGTTTTAGAGAACAAATTAAACGTGGTGGACCCGTCACTGTGACCCATCCAGATGTCATTCGGTATTTTATGACCATCCCAGAGGCCACACAACTAGTGTTACAGGCTGGAAGCATGGGTGAACATGGAGAAATTTTCCTTTTGGATATGGGTGAGCCAGTAAAAATTTTATCTTTAGCAGAAGAGATGATTCGTTTGTCAGGTTATACTCCCCACAAAGACATAGCCATTGAGTTTTCAGGTCTCAGACCGGGAGAAAAACTATATGAAGAACTTCTTTTAAACCAGGAAGGGATTAAAAAAACACACCATCCAAAAATTAGGATTGCTGCTCCGTTAGAAAACTACAACCTACTTCTCTTCCAGAACAAACTAAACAGATTGTTCTCTCTTGCCAAGGCCAATAAAAATAGAGAAATCTTCGGGGCTTTTAAAGACATTATCCCCGAGTATAAAATACACGACGAGTACATCGAGTGGGAAACATCACATGGTAAAAGGAATTTATGA
- a CDS encoding ClpXP protease specificity-enhancing factor SspB — MSEKLTQEEITTLREFKRDLFNLYWERFGVFYIHVMPHPKLEIGKRGLLNAEKESGIVLVFGDKAVKVLDSKPDYLFAELQFGSAWEPTMIPWDAVFRIYDKFQNSATQLRFLQVEVAPNAEEVSSKPKVTKPEITGDGNVIRVDFGGKRNE, encoded by the coding sequence ATGAGCGAAAAACTCACGCAGGAAGAAATCACAACATTACGTGAGTTTAAAAGAGATTTATTCAATCTTTATTGGGAACGATTTGGTGTATTCTATATCCATGTTATGCCACATCCAAAACTAGAAATTGGAAAACGAGGGTTACTCAATGCAGAAAAAGAATCTGGCATTGTACTTGTGTTTGGTGACAAAGCAGTAAAAGTATTGGATAGTAAACCTGATTATTTATTTGCTGAACTTCAGTTTGGTTCCGCATGGGAACCGACTATGATTCCTTGGGATGCAGTATTCCGTATTTACGATAAGTTTCAAAACTCGGCGACTCAATTGCGATTTCTCCAAGTAGAAGTGGCTCCCAATGCAGAAGAAGTGAGTTCCAAACCGAAGGTGACTAAACCGGAAATAACAGGAGATGGAAACGTGATTCGAGTTGATTTTGGAGGGAAACGAAACGAATGA
- a CDS encoding membrane protein produces MNFFTITRGDLDGFFGLMVDNLIQLLVLSALCIGVCGFPLIFVTSVVLPGAAVSLLVGNVFYAWQAWKLGQKTHRTDVTAIPYGINTVSLFAFVFFVMFPTYQATGDYVAAWKAGLLVSFVSGCIEVIGSFVAAKIRKYTPRAALLSALAGIAITFISMDFLLRTFERPIIAFIPLGVILLQYFGKVRFPFGIPGGLLSVTLGILLSYLSSFWGDPIYKPGAIEGGLQTLGIYFPKLSISPLLDTLTYANIKAYFSVILPMGIFNVIGSLQNIESAEASGDSFDTKTSLLVNGLGTLAGTAFGSPFPTTIYIGHPGWKALGAKHSYSVLSGIFMTLVSLFGLMGLIQALIPVEAGMAIVLWIGIVITSQAFQAIPKHHSPAVVVGLLPAFAGWAVLIIQNVFIFLDGKLQTTLQELGVKQIVHFSLSDIPPHLSFLPYALSGVLALSQGFLITSMVWSAMVVFILEREWNKAALWAFIAAVLSMIGWIHAYELQGNAILNRFTELANLDFPIAYFSLAALFLLIQFLNSSKENPDKLGH; encoded by the coding sequence ATGAATTTTTTTACCATCACTCGAGGAGATCTCGACGGTTTTTTTGGTCTCATGGTAGACAACCTCATCCAACTTTTAGTTCTTTCTGCTCTTTGTATAGGGGTCTGCGGTTTCCCCCTCATCTTCGTTACTTCCGTTGTTTTACCAGGGGCAGCTGTATCCTTACTCGTAGGAAATGTATTTTATGCATGGCAGGCTTGGAAACTAGGACAAAAAACTCATCGAACAGATGTTACAGCCATTCCTTATGGGATCAATACGGTTTCTCTTTTTGCCTTTGTATTTTTTGTTATGTTTCCCACCTACCAAGCCACAGGTGACTATGTAGCAGCATGGAAAGCGGGACTCCTAGTATCTTTTGTTTCCGGATGTATTGAAGTGATCGGCTCTTTTGTCGCCGCAAAAATCCGCAAATACACACCTAGAGCCGCTTTACTTTCTGCTTTAGCAGGAATTGCCATCACCTTTATTTCTATGGATTTTTTACTTCGTACCTTTGAAAGACCAATCATCGCTTTTATTCCACTAGGTGTCATTCTATTGCAATACTTTGGAAAGGTTCGTTTCCCCTTCGGAATTCCTGGTGGATTACTTTCTGTTACCCTTGGGATATTATTATCCTACTTATCGTCCTTTTGGGGAGATCCCATTTACAAACCAGGAGCCATTGAAGGTGGATTACAAACATTGGGGATTTATTTTCCGAAACTTTCCATAAGTCCCCTCCTTGATACTTTAACCTACGCCAATATCAAAGCCTACTTTTCTGTAATCCTTCCGATGGGAATTTTTAATGTGATTGGTTCTCTCCAAAACATTGAATCGGCAGAAGCATCGGGCGATAGTTTTGATACTAAGACCTCCTTACTTGTCAATGGCCTTGGCACTCTTGCAGGTACTGCTTTTGGTTCTCCATTTCCGACTACTATCTACATTGGACATCCAGGATGGAAAGCACTAGGAGCTAAACATAGTTATTCGGTCCTTTCTGGGATTTTTATGACTCTCGTGAGTTTATTTGGACTCATGGGCCTGATCCAGGCATTGATTCCTGTGGAAGCGGGAATGGCAATTGTACTTTGGATTGGGATTGTAATCACAAGCCAAGCTTTCCAAGCCATCCCAAAACACCATTCCCCTGCGGTTGTTGTGGGCCTTTTGCCAGCCTTTGCTGGTTGGGCAGTCCTTATCATTCAAAATGTTTTTATTTTCTTAGATGGAAAATTACAAACCACTTTGCAAGAGTTAGGTGTAAAACAGATAGTCCACTTTTCCTTATCAGACATTCCCCCTCATTTAAGTTTTCTTCCTTATGCGTTAAGTGGTGTTCTTGCCTTGTCCCAAGGATTTCTTATCACCTCGATGGTTTGGTCGGCGATGGTGGTTTTTATTTTAGAAAGAGAATGGAATAAGGCTGCCCTTTGGGCATTCATTGCAGCGGTACTTTCTATGATTGGTTGGATCCATGCTTACGAATTGCAAGGAAATGCAATACTCAATCGGTTCACAGAACTTGCAAACCTGGACTTTCCCATTGCTTATTTTTCCCTTGCGGCCTTATTTCTATTGATACAGTTTCTCAATAGTTCAAAAGAAAATCCCGACAAATTGGGGCATTAA
- a CDS encoding adenine phosphoribosyltransferase gives MSIVKSKIRTIPDYPKPGILFRDITSLLIDPEGFQLTIGMFVERYQNAKLNKIAAIDARGFIPGAALAFQLGVGFVPIRKKGKLPGETISESYALEYGVDHVEIHTDAISPGERVLIMDDLIATGGTLEASIKLVQSLKGVVHECSTIINLPDLGGAKRIKDTYGIDVFSICEFEGH, from the coding sequence ATGTCCATTGTTAAATCTAAGATTCGTACCATTCCCGATTACCCGAAACCAGGGATTCTCTTTCGCGATATTACCTCCCTTCTCATCGATCCGGAAGGCTTCCAACTGACAATTGGAATGTTTGTAGAACGATACCAAAATGCTAAATTAAATAAAATTGCCGCCATTGATGCCAGAGGATTCATTCCCGGTGCGGCTCTTGCTTTTCAGTTGGGTGTAGGATTTGTTCCCATCCGCAAAAAAGGGAAACTACCTGGGGAAACTATTTCTGAATCCTATGCATTGGAATACGGAGTGGATCATGTAGAAATCCATACAGATGCTATCAGTCCTGGTGAAAGAGTTTTGATTATGGACGATTTGATTGCCACAGGGGGAACTCTCGAAGCATCAATCAAACTGGTACAAAGTCTAAAAGGTGTAGTTCATGAATGTTCCACAATCATCAACTTACCAGATTTAGGTGGAGCAAAAAGAATCAAAGATACTTATGGAATCGATGTATTCTCTATTTGCGAATTTGAAGGACACTGA